A genomic segment from Aegilops tauschii subsp. strangulata cultivar AL8/78 chromosome 1, Aet v6.0, whole genome shotgun sequence encodes:
- the LOC141039142 gene encoding F-box/FBD/LRR-repeat protein At5g22700-like has translation MESAARSIKRSRVAPPATPLSGGVLVIGGDGSGNRAPSRSDEEEEGCRADRISGLADGVLGEIISRLPIKDGIHTRILSCRWSPLWPIAPLNLDCREISDSRLFNDGAKVHIETISHLCAFTKERVRKCYSVMRLCRNPVVNLLESILSGHAGSVLEFYYLFPGFLTQESQDLEVERRFSDVPAIHTEELQLSLALMELHLSRCTVSSPRTMVIKNGL, from the exons ATGGAAAGCGCTGCTCGTAGCATCAAGAGGTCGAGAGTGGCGCCACCGGCGACGCCGCTTTCTGGTGGTGTGCTAGTCATCGGAGGGGATGGAAGCGGCAACCGTGCTCCCTCCCGATCCGATGAGGAAGAAGAGGGATGTCGTGCGGACCGCATCAGCGGCCTCGCCGACGGCGTCCTAGGTGAGATCATATCTCGTCTTCCCATCAAGGATGGCATCCATACTCGAATCCTCTCATGTCGCTGGAGTCCTTTGTGGCCCATCGCTCCTCTGAATCTCGACTGCCGCGAGATCTCTGACTCTCGTCTTTTTAACGATGGAGCAAAAGTTCATATCGAGACCATATCTCATCTGTGCGCCTTCACCAAGGAGCGCGTTCGCAAATGCTATTCCGTAATGCGGCTCTGTCGAAATCCTGTTGTCAATCTTCTGGAATCCATTCTGTCCGGCCATGCTGGCTCG GTTCTTGAGTTCTACTACCTCTTCCCAGGATTTCTGACGCAAGAG AGTCAAGACTTGGAG GTAGAGCGGCGCTTCTCGGATGTACCTGCCATACACACTGAGGAGCTGCAGTTGAGCCTTGCACTGATGGAGCTGCATTTGAGCCGCTGCACTGTTTCTAGTCCTCGCACTATGGTTATAAAAAACGGCTTGTAA